The Vigna unguiculata cultivar IT97K-499-35 chromosome 6, ASM411807v1, whole genome shotgun sequence genome contains a region encoding:
- the LOC114188349 gene encoding LOW QUALITY PROTEIN: protein SIEVE ELEMENT OCCLUSION B-like (The sequence of the model RefSeq protein was modified relative to this genomic sequence to represent the inferred CDS: deleted 1 base in 1 codon), with protein sequence MTSKSDSGSNVHQGKTLLQNPFEFSDDQILNNVYRTHFHCVQKCNVQSLHTVASTVINHSIQITDTLLTKPIQLSEHFREETITSPQLTAILKRIAYQMVSTPRGDKYAHHTTMLILEQLKEYSWDAKALIVEAAFALEYGKFMYLPQLRQYEEYEKSLADLNGLLMIQQKPQHLCFFNSVVKKVMQMIECITEWKWLTSAGYDIKDVPTLAETLHEIPVVVYWAIFTFVTCTGQIDDFTTHHKLNKYELSRNFEKKLDLIIRTFREHLEMCSTEIGRIEDYSRRKNIIIITGKDIVKVLKALIISGENRDSRQNVISGLTLEQVKIEEFKKKHVLLFISGLKNIDEETQLLKTIYEELKKKPREVEGYKKEDFKILWIPIVDDWNEDHRKTLETKLQRTKIGWYVVKHFSFETGIKLIKELFNYRGEPVIPLMSPEGKVENIDTKQIISMWGIDGFPFRTSDHTRLIQQWNWFWSEMTKLNPRIGDLIEEDRYLFIYGGTDTMWIQEFTTAIEKMKRDVETISMQIDITIDSYQLGKEDPKIVPRFWIAINNLLASRKQQIMKGEGDKVVQDFVTKEIKRLLFIKQDPKGWVILSKGYNVKLLGHGEAMSRTVKELSLWHVKMIEEVSFDVAFKEYYESIKDKTNPKKFEHSEISNYPYDILAHIHCPNVEGGRSMEVTSFNCHGLDQQTIYSFGEPWRIEDYSRRKNIIFNTGKDIVNVLKALIISNENRDSRQNIINGLTSEQVKVEEFKKKHVLLFISGLEHIDEETQLLKTIYVKLKEEPREVEGYMKEDFKILWIPIVDEWNQDRIKKLETKLQRAKFGWYVVKHFNFETGIELIKEVFNYRGKPVIPLLSPEGKVENIDTKQIISMYGIDGFPFRNSDHTRLTHQWNWFWSQMNKLNPRIGYLIEEDSYLFIYEGTNTMWIQEFTSAIEKLKRDVETISLQIDITIDSYQMGREDPKIVPHFWIAIESLLASREQKRVKGEDEGVQDFATIEIMRLLFLKQDPKGWAILSKGKNVKLLGHGESMSRTVEDFRLWHVRLNEEVNFDEAFKKYYERTMVKIIPQICEHIEISNHPSDVLAHIPCQCGRPMEVASVNYRCFHGLEPSLLHSEAEYSTKCGINVEHRMEPGPTEIMTQIEESRKQSAEEKNTRSRERTDRGHSGCEESDEGDEQREEKESKRNTNKDKGKGLEVKEEIESEDEYMMLINTAEVDPRSFKMKEKVQKGESSKMRKHNERGDLTNSTKTQQRRQRNRRTKRSLSEVKRK encoded by the exons ATGGTGAGCACTCCCCGTGGTGACAAGTACGCGCATCACACGACGATGCTGATTCTGGAACAGTTGAAAGAATATTCGTGGGATGCAAAGGCACTGATAGTTGAAGCAGCTTTTGCTCTGGAATACGGGAAATTCATGTACCTTCCCCAGTTGAGACAGTACGAGGAGTATGAGAAATCTCTGGCTGATCTGAATGGGCTTCTGATGATTCAGCAAAAGCCTCAGCACCTGTGCTTCTTCAACAGTGTGGTGAAGAAGGTGATGCAAATGATTGAGTGCATCACCGAGTGGAAGTGGTTAACCAGTGCTGGCTATGATATCAAGGACGTCCCCACCTTGGCAGAGACTTTGCATGAGATCCCTGTTGTCGTCTACTGGGCAATCTTCACCTTCGTCACTTGCACTGGTCAAATTGATGACTTCACCACTCACCACAA GCTTAACAAATATGAATTATCGAGAAActttgagaagaagcttgatctCATTATAAGAACTTTTAGGGAGCATTTGGAAATGTGTAGTACGGAGATAG GGAGAATAGAAGACTATTCCAGACGTAagaatattatcattattactggAAAAGATATTGTCAAGGTCTTGAAAGCACTCATCATCTCTGGTGAGAACAGGGATTCTAGACAGAATGTTATTAGTGGCCTCACTTTAGAACAG GTTAAaattgaagagtttaaaaaaaagcATGTGTTGTTGTTCATTTCGGGGCTTAAAAATATTGACGAGGAGACTCAACTTCTGAAAACTATTTACgaggaattgaagaagaaacCAAGAGAAGTGGAAGGTTACAAGAAGGaggatttcaaaattttgtggATCCCCATTGTGGATGACTGGAATGAGGATCACAGGAAAACATTAGAAACTAAATTACAAAGAACAAAGATTGGATGGTATGTGgtcaaacatttttcttttgaaacagGCATCAAGCTTATAAAAGAGTTGTTCAACTATAGGGGAGAACCTGTGATCCCATTGATGAGTCCAGAGGGTAAAGTGGAAAACATCGACACAAAGCAAATTATATCAATGTGGGGCATTGATGGATTTCCATTTAGAACCTCCGATCACACTCGACTCATTCAACAATGGAATTGGTTTTGGTCTGAAATGACCAAGCTTAACCCAAGAATTGGGGACTTG ATTGAGGAGGATCGTTATCTCTTCATATACGGTGGCACAGACACTATGTGGATCCAAGAATTCACGACTGCCATAGAGAAAATGAAGAGGGATGTTGAGACAATAAGCATGCAAATAGACATCACAATAGATTCATACCAACTGGGAAAGGAAGACCCTAAGATTGTGCCACGCTTTTGGATTGCCATTAACAACTTGCTTGCAAGTAGGAAGCAACAAATAATGAAAGGTGAAGGAGATAAAGTGGTGCAAGACTTTGTAACAAAAGAGATAAAGAGGTTGCTCTTCATCAAACAAGATCCTAAGGGATGGGTCATTCTCAGTAAGGGATACAATGTAAAGCTTCTTGGTCATGGTGAGGCCATGTCTCGCACCGTCAAGGAGTTGAGCTTGTGGCATGTGAAGATGATTGAAGAAGTGAGCTTTGATGTGGCTTTCAAAGAGTACTACGAGAGCATCAAGGACAAGACTAATCCTAAAAAATTTGAGCATAGTGAGATTTCTAATTACCCTTATGATATATTGGCTCATATACATTGCCCTAATGTGGAAGGTGGACGTTCCATGGAGGTAACTTCTTTTAATTGTCATGGTCTTGATCAGCAGACAATTTACTCTTTCGGGGAACCAT GGAGAATAGAAGACTATTCCAGGcgtaaaaatattatctttaataCTGGAAAAGATATTGTCAATGTTTTGAAAGCACTCATCATCTCTAATGAGAATAGGGATTCTAGACAGAATATCATTAATGGCCTCACTTCAGAACAG GTTAAAGTTGAAGAGTTTAAGAAGAAGCATGTGTTGTTATTCATTTCGGGACTCGAACATATCGACGAGGAGACTCAACTTCTGAAAACTATTTATGTGAAATTAAAAGAGGAACCAAGAGAAGTAGAAGGTTACATGAAGGAGGATTTCAAGATTTTGTGGATTCCCATTGTAGATGAATGGAATCAAGAtcgaataaaaaaattagaaactaaattacAAAGAGCAAAGTTTGGATGGTATGTGGTCAAACATTTCAATTTTGAAACAGGCATCGAACTAATTAAGGAAGTGTTCAACTATAGGGGAAAACCTGTGATTCCATTGTTAAGTCCTGAGGGTAAGGTGGAAAACATAGacacaaaacaaattatatcGATGTATGGCATTGATGGATTTCCGTTTAGAAACTCTGATCACACTCGACTCACTCATCAATGGAATTGGTTTTGGTCTCAAATGAACAAGCTTAACCCAAGAATTGGATATTTG ATCGAGGAGGATAGTTATCTCTTCATCTACGAAGGCACAAATACTATGTGGATCCAAGAATTCACGAGTGCAATAGAGAAATTGAAGAGGGATGTTGAGACAATAAGCTTGCAAATAGACATCACAATAGACTCATACCAAATGGGAAGGGAAGACCCTAAGATTGTGCCACACTTTTGGATTGCCATTGAGAGCTTGCTTGCAAGTAGGGAGCAAAAAAGAGTGAAGGGTGAAGATGAAGGGGTGCAAGACTTTGCAACAATAGAGATAATGAGGTTGCTCTTCCTCAAACAAGACCCTAAGGGATGGGCCATTCTTAGCAAGGGAAAGAATGTGAAGCTCCTTGGTCATGGTGAGTCCATGTCTCGCACCGTCGAGGACTTTCGCTTGTGGCATGTGAGGTTGAATGAAGAAGTGAACTTTGATGAAGCTTTC AAGAAGTACTATGAGAGAACCATGGTAAAGATTATTCCTCAAATATGTGAGCATATTGAGATTTCTAACCACCCCTCTGATGTGTTGGCTCATATACCTTGCCAATGTGGACGTCCCATGGAGGTAGCTTCTGTTAATTATAGGTGTTTTCATGGTCTCGAACCATCTCTACTTCACAGCGAAGCCGAATACAGTACAAAGTGTGGGATCAACGTGGAACATAGAATGGAGCCAGGCCCAACAGAAATTATGACCCAAATTGAAGAAAGCCGAAAACAATCAGCAGAGGAGAAAAATACAAGAAGCAGAGAGAGAACTGACCGAGGGCACTCTGGTTGCGAGGAAAGCGACGAAGGTGATGAACAACGGGAAGAAAAAGAATCAAAGAGGAATACAAATAAAGACAAAGGGAAGGGGTTGGAGGTAAAGGAAGAGATCGAAAGTGAAGATGAATATATGATGTTGATTAACACAGCAGAAGTTGATCCACGAAGCttcaaaatgaaagaaaaagtgCAGAAGGGAGAGTCTAGCAAGATGCGAAAACACAATGAACGCGGGGACCTAACAAACAGCACCAAAACACAACAGAGACGCCAAAG GAACAGAAGGACAAAAAGATCATTAAGTGAAGTGAAACGGAAATGA